In Alicyclobacillus vulcanalis, the following are encoded in one genomic region:
- a CDS encoding 1-(5-phosphoribosyl)-5-[(5-phosphoribosylamino)methylideneamino]imidazole-4-carboxamide isomerase — MNRLTFTVYPAIDLLGGEIVRLRQGDYAQVTRYEGRPERVAAGLCEAGARFLHVVDLDAARSGQGANEPVVRAIVDTAASYGACVQVGGGIRTRDAIARWLEAGAERVVIGTAVRDVERVAEWASEFGGHRLVAGLDGRNGRLLVSGWLEQTEWSIYDLARELAKVGLVQALVTDVDRDGTGAGPNLEVALGVQRAGLLAIASGGVGSVEDVLAAKRAGLAGAVVGKALHDGRIDLVELFRRLAQDEEEGTC; from the coding sequence ATGAACCGGTTGACGTTCACCGTGTACCCTGCCATCGATCTCCTGGGCGGCGAAATCGTGCGGCTGCGCCAAGGGGATTATGCGCAGGTGACGCGCTACGAAGGTCGGCCCGAACGCGTGGCCGCCGGCCTGTGCGAAGCGGGCGCTCGATTTCTGCACGTGGTCGATCTCGACGCGGCGCGCTCGGGCCAGGGCGCGAACGAGCCGGTCGTGCGCGCCATCGTCGACACCGCGGCCTCGTACGGCGCCTGCGTCCAGGTGGGCGGCGGCATCCGGACGCGCGACGCCATCGCGAGGTGGCTCGAGGCGGGCGCGGAGCGCGTCGTGATCGGCACGGCCGTCCGGGACGTGGAGCGCGTCGCCGAATGGGCGTCGGAGTTCGGTGGGCACCGGCTTGTCGCCGGCCTCGACGGGCGCAACGGGCGGCTTCTCGTCTCCGGGTGGCTTGAACAGACCGAGTGGTCCATCTACGATCTCGCCCGCGAGCTGGCCAAGGTGGGCCTGGTCCAGGCGCTCGTCACGGACGTGGACCGCGACGGCACGGGCGCTGGTCCGAACCTGGAGGTCGCTCTGGGCGTGCAGCGCGCTGGGCTGTTGGCCATCGCATCGGGAGGCGTCGGCTCCGTCGAGGACGTCCTGGCCGCCAAGCGAGCTGGCCTCGCGGGGGCTGTCGTCGGCAAGGCGCTCCACGACGGCCGGATCGACCTCGTCGAGCTTTTCCGCCGCCTGGCGCAGGATGAGGAGGAAGGCACATGCTGA
- the hisH gene encoding imidazole glycerol phosphate synthase subunit HisH — translation MIIVLDPGVGNLHSVLGGLRRAGAVGEVVDSRQAWEDALGRGEVKGVILPGVGAFGDAMSQMQARGLREVVADAVAKSIPLLGICLGMQLLFTSSEEHGSFRGLDLVQGRVVRFPEGAKVPHMGWNSLELHAPEHPLLRGVRQGDYVYFVHSYYAVAARREDVIASAQYAGVQVPAVVARGRVMGTQFHPEKSGDVGERMLANFLRIAAHPALIEGVRP, via the coding sequence ATGATCATCGTGCTCGATCCCGGCGTCGGCAATCTTCACAGCGTGCTCGGTGGGCTGCGCCGCGCAGGTGCGGTGGGCGAGGTCGTCGACTCGCGGCAAGCGTGGGAGGACGCCCTGGGCAGAGGCGAGGTGAAGGGCGTCATTCTGCCCGGCGTCGGCGCGTTTGGCGACGCCATGAGCCAGATGCAGGCCCGCGGCCTGCGCGAAGTGGTGGCGGACGCGGTCGCCAAGTCCATTCCGCTTCTCGGGATCTGCCTCGGGATGCAGCTGTTGTTCACCTCGTCCGAGGAACATGGCAGCTTTCGCGGCTTGGACCTTGTGCAAGGCCGCGTCGTCCGCTTTCCGGAGGGCGCGAAGGTGCCGCACATGGGCTGGAACAGCCTCGAGCTGCACGCGCCGGAGCACCCGCTTCTTCGCGGCGTCCGGCAGGGAGACTACGTTTACTTCGTCCACTCCTACTACGCCGTGGCCGCGCGGCGCGAAGACGTGATCGCGAGTGCACAGTACGCTGGGGTCCAGGTGCCGGCCGTGGTGGCGCGGGGGCGGGTGATGGGCACGCAGTTTCACCCGGAGAAGAGCGGGGACGTGGGCGAGCGGATGCTGGCCAACTTCCTGCGCATCGCGGCCCATCCAGCGCTCATCGAGGGGGTGCGCCCATGA
- the hisB gene encoding imidazoleglycerol-phosphate dehydratase HisB: MTMESKRPTFHAAVERETGETSVRLSIHLHGQGRASLDFPVHFLRHMLHVFAVHGSFDLTVSATGDVEVDDHHLVEDIGLCLGRAIREALGDKVGIRRYGERHVPMDETLARAVIDLSGRPAFVLKAQFTDARIGTFPTELVHEFFKSVANEARMALHLAVLYGENNHHMAEALFKAFGQALREAVEETGGGVPSSKGVLE, from the coding sequence ATGACCATGGAGAGCAAACGGCCCACCTTTCATGCCGCTGTGGAGCGTGAGACCGGCGAGACGTCCGTGCGCCTGTCCATCCATCTGCACGGCCAGGGTCGCGCATCGCTGGACTTCCCTGTCCACTTTTTGCGCCACATGCTGCATGTATTCGCAGTGCACGGGTCTTTCGATCTCACCGTCTCGGCGACAGGCGATGTGGAAGTGGACGATCACCATCTCGTCGAAGACATCGGGCTGTGCCTGGGCCGCGCCATTCGCGAGGCCCTCGGCGACAAGGTGGGCATCCGCCGCTACGGCGAGCGCCATGTGCCCATGGATGAGACGCTCGCGCGCGCCGTGATCGACCTATCGGGCCGCCCGGCGTTCGTCCTGAAGGCCCAGTTCACGGACGCACGCATCGGCACCTTTCCCACGGAGCTCGTCCACGAATTCTTCAAATCGGTGGCCAACGAGGCGCGGATGGCGCTCCACCTTGCCGTGCTCTACGGCGAGAACAATCACCACATGGCGGAGGCCTTGTTCAAGGCCTTCGGCCAGGCGCTTCGCGAGGCGGTGGAGGAGACGGGAGGCGGCGTGCCAAGCAGCAAGGGGGTGCTCGAATGA
- the hisD gene encoding histidinol dehydrogenase, which translates to MRLDRVDVIEQDAFAWERATGGGADVWAKVARIVEEVRAGGDDALRRLTQALDGVDAPLRVPQEAMEAAFRGLAPELREALARAADRIRRFHEAQRPEDLLVQGEDGETLEMVWRPIHRVGVYAPGGRAAYPSTVLMDVIPAQVAGVRSIALVSPPGPNGLPHPAVLAAAHLVGVEEMYAVGGAQAIAALAYGTQTIRRVDKIVGPGNLYVATAKRMVMGDVGIDSIAGPTEVVVVADDSANPAYVAADMLAQAEHDVEAGAVCLSPSRALLERVHEEIVAQVARLPRAEIAREALQRHGALVHVRSLEHALDLVNDMAPEHVEIMTRDPRALLRHLSTAGAVFLGPYTPEPVGDYFAGTNHVLPTHGSARFSSGLGTIDFLRRMTVAAYSAETLARHAPYIEVLADAEALTAHREAVRIRREE; encoded by the coding sequence ATGCGCCTTGATCGGGTGGACGTGATCGAACAGGATGCCTTCGCCTGGGAGCGTGCGACGGGGGGCGGCGCGGACGTTTGGGCGAAGGTGGCGCGGATCGTGGAAGAGGTGCGCGCGGGCGGCGATGATGCGCTGAGACGCCTCACGCAGGCGTTGGACGGCGTCGACGCGCCGCTTCGCGTGCCGCAGGAGGCGATGGAGGCGGCATTTCGCGGCCTCGCTCCGGAGCTCAGGGAGGCGCTCGCGCGCGCGGCGGACCGGATCAGGCGGTTTCACGAGGCGCAGCGGCCCGAGGATCTGCTGGTGCAGGGCGAGGACGGGGAGACGCTGGAAATGGTGTGGCGGCCCATCCACCGCGTCGGCGTGTATGCGCCCGGCGGGCGAGCGGCGTATCCGTCGACCGTCCTGATGGACGTGATTCCGGCGCAGGTGGCGGGCGTGCGCTCCATCGCGCTCGTCTCTCCGCCCGGGCCAAACGGGCTTCCCCATCCGGCCGTCCTCGCCGCGGCGCACCTCGTCGGCGTCGAGGAGATGTACGCCGTCGGCGGCGCGCAGGCCATCGCGGCGCTTGCCTACGGCACGCAGACCATCAGGCGGGTGGACAAGATCGTCGGGCCAGGCAACCTGTACGTGGCGACGGCCAAGCGGATGGTGATGGGCGACGTCGGGATCGACAGCATTGCCGGACCCACCGAGGTGGTGGTGGTTGCGGACGATTCGGCGAATCCGGCGTACGTGGCGGCGGACATGCTCGCGCAGGCGGAACACGACGTCGAGGCGGGGGCGGTGTGCCTGTCGCCGTCGCGGGCGTTGCTCGAGCGGGTGCATGAGGAGATCGTGGCGCAAGTCGCGCGCTTGCCTCGCGCCGAGATCGCCCGGGAAGCGCTCCAAAGGCACGGGGCGCTCGTCCACGTGCGGAGCCTCGAACATGCGCTGGATCTCGTCAACGACATGGCGCCCGAGCACGTGGAAATCATGACGCGCGATCCGCGGGCTCTGCTTCGACATCTGTCCACGGCCGGCGCCGTGTTTCTGGGGCCGTACACGCCGGAGCCGGTCGGCGATTATTTTGCCGGGACGAACCACGTTCTGCCCACGCATGGCAGTGCGCGTTTCTCGAGCGGCCTTGGCACCATCGACTTTCTGCGCCGCATGACGGTCGCTGCCTACAGCGCCGAGACGCTCGCGCGCCATGCGCCGTACATCGAGGTGTTGGCGGACGCTGAGGCGCTCACGGCTCACCGGGAAGCGGTGCGCATCCGCAGGGAGGAATGA
- the hisG gene encoding ATP phosphoribosyltransferase — translation MLTVAMAKGRTLDDVVPLWEEAGIAYPRDWDESRALVFEIPWRDASLRYLLAKPADVPTYVAYGVADLGVVGNDILLEQEREMYELFDLGVARCKLCVAGREEERRHAPRRVATKYPKLADRYFRSQGHQVEIVPLAGSIELASVIGLTDRIFDLVQTGETLRANGLVVFDEVLDISARLVANRSSYRMKHAEISACLHALEAAAARRNGHAP, via the coding sequence ATGTTGACCGTCGCGATGGCCAAGGGCCGCACGTTGGACGATGTGGTGCCCCTTTGGGAAGAGGCCGGCATTGCCTATCCGCGCGACTGGGACGAAAGCCGCGCGCTCGTCTTCGAAATCCCGTGGCGCGACGCTTCCCTGCGCTATCTCCTCGCGAAACCGGCCGACGTGCCGACCTACGTCGCCTATGGCGTGGCCGATCTCGGCGTGGTCGGCAACGACATCCTGCTCGAACAAGAGCGCGAGATGTACGAGCTCTTCGATCTCGGCGTGGCCCGCTGCAAGCTCTGCGTCGCCGGGCGCGAGGAGGAGCGGCGCCACGCCCCGAGGCGCGTCGCGACGAAGTATCCGAAGCTCGCCGACCGCTACTTTCGCAGCCAAGGCCATCAGGTGGAAATTGTGCCACTCGCCGGGTCCATCGAGCTGGCGAGCGTGATCGGGCTCACGGACCGCATCTTCGATCTCGTCCAGACCGGGGAGACGTTGCGGGCGAACGGGTTGGTCGTGTTCGACGAGGTGCTCGACATCTCCGCGAGGCTTGTCGCCAATCGATCGAGCTATCGAATGAAACACGCCGAAATTTCGGCTTGCCTCCATGCGCTCGAGGCGGCCGCCGCGAGGAGGAATGGACATGCGCCTTGA
- a CDS encoding ATP phosphoribosyltransferase regulatory subunit yields the protein MDVTGSVWGAQAWQAVRGFADRPPGMQDGYPDFAKRRRAVESRLLSFVEEAGYEPVTSGLFEYVDTLLRARSPESSRDWIRLFDGGGHAVALRPEMTPSIARMAAPRVAAMRAPIRWCYCERVYRRTDDPASLSWASGKAAESTQVGIERIGDEASVEVDMEVLRLLHAASAAAGVRNHRIVVSHARFVPRLLDALGVPHSASRALQSCLTSGNYVQFRELWQRHAAKDEDLLAHLLAWSPAEFESAKRPREASAAELEALLNTARDSSAALDVREAWQYLCRLADALAASGLAADVITFDLALHRELDYYTGVVFEMFAPGVGAPIAQGGRYDELLAQFGAGAPAIGFAFEVERVMAVLEAQEQEGSAC from the coding sequence ATGGATGTCACGGGAAGCGTGTGGGGCGCACAGGCGTGGCAGGCGGTCCGCGGGTTTGCGGATCGCCCGCCAGGGATGCAGGACGGGTATCCCGATTTTGCCAAGCGCCGCAGGGCGGTGGAGAGCCGCCTTCTCTCGTTTGTCGAGGAAGCGGGCTATGAGCCCGTCACGAGCGGGCTGTTCGAATATGTGGACACGTTGCTCAGGGCGAGATCGCCAGAGTCCAGCCGCGACTGGATCCGGCTGTTCGATGGAGGGGGACACGCCGTGGCCCTTCGCCCGGAGATGACGCCCTCCATCGCCCGCATGGCGGCCCCGCGCGTCGCTGCCATGCGGGCACCTATCCGGTGGTGTTACTGTGAGCGGGTGTACCGCCGCACGGACGATCCGGCCTCGCTGTCGTGGGCGAGCGGCAAGGCGGCGGAGTCGACGCAGGTCGGCATCGAACGCATTGGCGACGAGGCGAGCGTCGAGGTGGACATGGAGGTGTTGCGCCTGTTGCACGCGGCGAGCGCCGCGGCGGGCGTCAGAAATCACCGGATTGTCGTCAGTCACGCCCGATTCGTGCCGCGCCTGTTGGACGCGCTGGGCGTGCCCCATTCCGCGAGCCGCGCGCTGCAAAGCTGCCTGACGAGCGGCAACTACGTCCAGTTCCGCGAGCTCTGGCAGCGTCACGCGGCGAAGGACGAGGATCTCCTTGCGCATCTGCTCGCGTGGTCGCCTGCGGAGTTCGAGTCGGCAAAGCGCCCGCGCGAGGCGTCGGCCGCCGAGCTCGAAGCCCTGTTGAACACGGCGCGCGATTCGAGCGCGGCTTTGGACGTCCGGGAGGCTTGGCAGTACCTCTGCCGCTTGGCCGACGCGCTTGCGGCGTCGGGCCTCGCCGCCGACGTCATCACGTTCGACCTCGCGCTCCATCGCGAGCTCGACTACTACACGGGGGTCGTCTTCGAGATGTTTGCGCCGGGCGTGGGTGCGCCCATCGCGCAGGGCGGGCGGTATGACGAGCTGTTGGCTCAGTTTGGCGCAGGCGCCCCGGCCATCGGCTTCGCGTTCGAGGTGGAGCGCGTCATGGCCGTCCTCGAGGCCCAGGAACAGGAGGGAAGCGCATGTTGA
- a CDS encoding LysM peptidoglycan-binding domain-containing protein, translating to MVKYIVQPGDTLGNIAVKYDTTVSAIVRANGIKNPNMIYPGQVLKIPSKHYEDVKSGSSHYGMHGHMHSHHKSWY from the coding sequence ATGGTCAAGTACATCGTGCAACCGGGGGATACGCTCGGCAACATCGCGGTCAAATACGACACGACGGTTTCGGCCATCGTCCGGGCCAACGGCATCAAAAACCCCAACATGATTTACCCTGGCCAGGTGCTGAAGATTCCGAGCAAGCACTACGAGGACGTCAAGTCGGGATCGTCCCACTACGGCATGCACGGCCACATGCATTCGCACCACAAGAGCTGGTACTGA
- the ispG gene encoding flavodoxin-dependent (E)-4-hydroxy-3-methylbut-2-enyl-diphosphate synthase, producing the protein MYRRWETKPVRVGDVVIGGNDQVIVQSMTTTKTADVKATVEQIHRLEDAGCQVVRVTVNNREAAEAIKEIKRQIHIPLVADIHFDHRLALEAIKNGVDKVRINPGNIGKREKVEEVVKACKERGIPIRIGVNAGSLEKHILERYGYPTAEGMLESAEHHVKILEDLDFDDIVISMKASDVPLAIEAYRLAAERFRYPLHLGITESGTMFGGTIKSAAGLGTLLHMGIGNTIRVSLSADPVEEVKVARELLKVFHIVSDAVTIVSCPTCGRIDIDLISIVNELEDYVQNIRAPIKVSVLGCAVNGPGEAREADIGIAGARGEGLLFRKGQVVRKIPEADLLTELKKEIDTMAKRYAETGSIW; encoded by the coding sequence ATGTATCGTCGCTGGGAGACGAAGCCGGTTCGCGTCGGCGACGTCGTGATCGGCGGAAATGATCAGGTCATTGTGCAGAGCATGACGACGACCAAGACGGCGGACGTCAAGGCGACGGTGGAGCAGATTCACCGCCTGGAAGACGCGGGCTGCCAGGTCGTCCGCGTGACGGTCAATAACCGCGAGGCTGCTGAGGCTATCAAGGAAATCAAGCGGCAGATCCATATTCCGCTTGTCGCAGATATCCACTTCGACCATCGGCTCGCGCTCGAAGCCATCAAGAACGGCGTCGACAAGGTGCGCATCAACCCGGGCAACATCGGGAAGCGCGAGAAGGTCGAGGAAGTCGTCAAAGCGTGCAAGGAGCGCGGAATTCCCATCCGCATTGGGGTGAACGCGGGTTCGCTCGAGAAACATATCCTCGAGCGCTACGGCTATCCGACCGCGGAGGGCATGCTCGAGAGCGCGGAACACCACGTGAAAATCCTCGAGGACCTCGACTTCGACGACATCGTCATTTCGATGAAGGCCTCGGACGTGCCGCTCGCGATTGAGGCGTATCGGCTGGCCGCGGAGCGCTTCCGCTACCCGCTGCATCTCGGCATCACCGAGTCGGGCACAATGTTTGGCGGCACCATCAAGAGCGCCGCAGGTCTCGGGACCTTGTTGCACATGGGGATTGGCAACACCATCCGGGTATCGCTCTCGGCGGACCCGGTTGAAGAAGTGAAGGTCGCGCGCGAGCTGTTGAAGGTATTTCACATCGTGTCCGATGCGGTGACCATCGTGTCGTGTCCGACGTGCGGGCGGATCGACATCGATCTCATCAGCATCGTGAACGAGCTCGAGGACTACGTGCAGAACATCCGTGCGCCCATCAAGGTCTCGGTCTTGGGCTGCGCGGTCAATGGCCCGGGCGAGGCGCGCGAGGCGGACATTGGCATCGCGGGTGCGCGCGGCGAGGGGCTGTTGTTCCGGAAGGGGCAGGTCGTGCGCAAGATTCCTGAGGCGGACCTCCTGACGGAGCTCAAGAAAGAAATTGACACCATGGCGAAGCGATACGCGGAGACAGGTTCCATTTGGTGA
- a CDS encoding zinc-dependent alcohol dehydrogenase family protein has product MQTRAAVLMEMGAKPPYRSTKPLRLETLDLAPPGPGEVLIRVRAAGLCHSDLSVIEGARPRPMPMALGHEAAGEVVELGEGVTDLVPGDHVVCAFVPSCGHCGPCQEGRPALCEPGAEANARGTLLSGARRLSLRGELIHHHLGVSAFSEYAVVSRRSLVKIDPSLPFEHAALFGCAVMTGVGAVVNTARVPVGASVGIVGLGGVGLAALLGAVASSARLIAAIDVNPEKLAFARKLGATHVYDARDPAVIDQVRADSAGGLEYVFETAGAVAAMRTAFAVTRRGGTTVTTGLPHPSHEWRVPQVLLAAEERTIRGSYVGSCIPSRDIPRFIALFQQGKLPVDQLITDVIDLDAINEGFDRLAAGEAVRIVVRMPGA; this is encoded by the coding sequence GTGCAGACTCGAGCCGCCGTGCTCATGGAAATGGGGGCAAAGCCGCCCTATCGCTCGACGAAACCGCTTCGCCTGGAGACGCTCGACCTCGCGCCGCCCGGGCCAGGCGAGGTGCTCATCCGCGTCCGGGCCGCCGGGTTGTGTCATTCGGACCTGTCGGTCATCGAGGGCGCCCGGCCGCGGCCGATGCCCATGGCGCTGGGCCACGAGGCAGCGGGCGAGGTGGTGGAACTCGGGGAAGGGGTGACGGACCTTGTCCCGGGCGATCACGTCGTCTGCGCCTTTGTCCCAAGCTGCGGCCACTGTGGACCCTGTCAGGAGGGCCGCCCGGCGCTGTGTGAACCGGGCGCCGAGGCGAATGCCCGCGGCACGCTGCTCTCCGGCGCGCGGAGGCTGAGCCTTCGCGGAGAGCTCATTCATCACCACCTCGGCGTCTCCGCCTTCAGCGAGTACGCCGTCGTCTCGCGCCGCTCGCTCGTGAAAATCGATCCATCGCTGCCGTTTGAGCACGCGGCGCTGTTTGGCTGCGCGGTCATGACGGGGGTCGGCGCGGTCGTCAACACGGCGCGCGTTCCTGTGGGTGCGTCCGTGGGCATCGTCGGGCTTGGCGGCGTCGGCCTCGCGGCGCTCCTCGGCGCGGTGGCCTCGTCGGCCAGGCTAATCGCCGCCATCGATGTGAATCCCGAAAAGCTCGCGTTTGCGCGGAAGCTCGGCGCGACCCACGTGTACGACGCGCGCGATCCCGCGGTCATCGACCAGGTGCGCGCGGACTCGGCGGGCGGCCTGGAGTACGTGTTCGAGACCGCGGGCGCCGTGGCGGCCATGCGAACGGCCTTTGCGGTGACGCGGCGAGGTGGGACCACGGTCACGACGGGGCTGCCTCACCCCAGTCACGAGTGGCGCGTGCCGCAGGTGCTTCTGGCCGCCGAGGAGCGCACCATCCGGGGCTCGTACGTGGGCAGCTGCATTCCGTCTCGCGACATCCCGCGCTTTATCGCCCTGTTTCAGCAGGGCAAGCTCCCCGTCGACCAGCTGATTACCGACGTGATCGATCTCGACGCCATCAACGAGGGGTTTGACCGCCTCGCCGCGGGGGAGGCGGTGCGCATCGTCGTGCGCATGCCGGGCGCCTGA
- a CDS encoding zinc-dependent alcohol dehydrogenase family protein, translating into MKAARLLAFRTPFVIETVSDPAPGPEDAIVRVRAAGVCRSDVHIWQGELAWVGIRPQLPVTLGHEFGGEVVAVGSSVRRFREGDRVTVPFHNGCGRCPQCQAGRSNLCDEFGFYGATYDGCFAEYVRVPNADFNLIRLPDEIDFVTAAAMGCRYMTGFHAVIRGRVQPGEWVAVHGAGGVGLSAIQTAHALGAQVIAVDIDDEKLEKAKVEGASVTINSRREERVFKAIKQVTKGGAHVSIDALGLAETVFNSVRCLRKGGRHVQVGLTSAAEQGMVALPVDIMTTAEIEFIGSFGNPHVAFDGLLQLIAAGRLRPKALVEREVRLAEINDVFERMIQFQTKGFNVITSFA; encoded by the coding sequence ATGAAAGCTGCGCGCCTGCTCGCGTTTCGCACGCCCTTTGTCATCGAGACGGTGTCCGATCCCGCCCCTGGCCCGGAAGACGCGATCGTGCGCGTTCGAGCCGCGGGGGTCTGCCGCAGTGACGTCCACATCTGGCAAGGGGAGCTCGCCTGGGTCGGGATTCGACCACAGCTGCCCGTCACGCTCGGGCACGAGTTCGGCGGCGAGGTTGTGGCCGTCGGGTCGAGCGTCCGGCGGTTTCGGGAAGGCGATCGCGTCACGGTCCCGTTCCACAACGGCTGCGGGCGCTGTCCGCAGTGTCAGGCTGGGCGCTCCAACCTGTGCGACGAGTTCGGCTTCTACGGTGCCACGTACGACGGGTGCTTTGCGGAGTACGTGCGGGTCCCCAACGCGGACTTTAACCTGATCCGCTTGCCAGACGAGATCGACTTTGTCACGGCCGCTGCGATGGGCTGCCGCTACATGACGGGCTTCCACGCGGTTATCCGCGGCCGCGTGCAGCCGGGCGAGTGGGTCGCGGTGCACGGGGCGGGCGGCGTCGGTCTCTCGGCCATTCAGACGGCGCATGCCCTCGGCGCTCAGGTCATCGCGGTGGACATCGACGACGAAAAGCTGGAGAAGGCGAAAGTGGAAGGCGCTTCGGTCACCATCAACAGCCGCCGCGAGGAGCGGGTGTTCAAGGCCATCAAGCAGGTCACCAAAGGCGGCGCACACGTGAGCATCGACGCGCTCGGGCTCGCGGAGACGGTGTTCAACTCCGTTCGCTGCTTGCGCAAAGGCGGGCGCCATGTCCAGGTGGGGTTGACGTCGGCCGCCGAACAGGGGATGGTCGCGCTGCCTGTCGACATCATGACGACGGCCGAGATCGAGTTCATCGGGAGTTTTGGCAACCCGCACGTGGCGTTTGACGGCTTGCTCCAGCTGATTGCGGCCGGCAGGCTCAGGCCGAAGGCCCTCGTGGAGCGCGAGGTGCGCCTCGCCGAGATCAACGACGTGTTTGAGCGCATGATCCAGTTTCAGACCAAGGGCTTCAACGTGATCACGTCGTTCGCGTGA
- the cyoE gene encoding heme o synthase, whose protein sequence is MQANGVVYQEPPKGVESARATLRDYLSIMKWGITIANLMATFAGLWVASAGHPPLAIMLLTLLGTMFVVAGGAALNNFYDRDIDQRMPRTKMRAVARGKVHPGAALAIGLGMSALGLVILLVGVNWQSALCAFVGLFVYSYLYTVWFKRHTTLNTVLGGVSGAMPPLIGWVAGSGGSLSLAAWCLFFTFFLWQPPHFLPLAMKKTEDYRAAGVPMLPVVRGFRETKRQIVIYTAAMVPVSLMLTVLGAEGWLYFIVMGALGIWFLYLAVKGLFTPPDKDMAWANQVFRFSLIYLTALCIVSVLSVSII, encoded by the coding sequence TTGCAAGCAAACGGCGTAGTGTATCAAGAACCGCCCAAAGGTGTCGAGTCCGCGCGGGCTACGCTTCGCGATTACTTATCGATCATGAAGTGGGGCATCACCATCGCCAATCTGATGGCGACCTTTGCGGGCTTGTGGGTGGCCTCCGCCGGTCATCCGCCCCTTGCAATCATGTTGCTCACGCTGCTTGGCACGATGTTCGTGGTGGCTGGCGGCGCAGCGCTCAACAACTTTTACGATCGCGACATCGACCAGCGCATGCCGCGGACCAAGATGCGCGCCGTCGCGCGCGGCAAGGTCCATCCGGGCGCAGCGCTTGCCATAGGCCTTGGGATGAGCGCTTTGGGCCTCGTCATCTTGCTCGTGGGCGTCAACTGGCAGTCGGCTTTGTGCGCGTTCGTCGGCCTGTTCGTGTATTCGTATCTGTACACGGTGTGGTTCAAGCGCCACACCACGCTCAACACGGTGCTTGGCGGCGTGTCGGGCGCCATGCCGCCGCTCATCGGCTGGGTGGCCGGGAGCGGGGGTTCGCTCTCGCTGGCCGCTTGGTGCTTGTTTTTCACGTTCTTTTTGTGGCAGCCGCCGCACTTCCTTCCGCTCGCCATGAAAAAGACCGAGGATTACCGCGCGGCAGGCGTCCCCATGCTGCCTGTGGTTCGCGGCTTCCGCGAGACGAAGCGGCAAATCGTCATCTATACGGCCGCCATGGTGCCGGTCTCCCTGATGCTGACGGTGCTCGGAGCCGAAGGTTGGCTGTACTTCATTGTCATGGGTGCGCTTGGCATCTGGTTCTTGTACTTGGCGGTCAAGGGCCTTTTCACCCCGCCCGACAAGGATATGGCTTGGGCCAACCAGGTCTTCCGCTTCTCGCTCATTTACCTGACGGCGCTCTGCATCGTCTCGGTCCTGTCGGTGTCCATCATCTGA